A genomic stretch from Algoriphagus halophilus includes:
- a CDS encoding electron transfer flavoprotein subunit beta/FixA family protein, with the protein MKILVCITHVPDTTSKIQFTADNTKFDTTGVQFIIGPYDDYALARAVELRDQTGGKLTVLNVGEAETEPTLRKALAIGADEAIRVNTPPKDSFYVAKQIAHYAAEGNYDLILMGRESIDFNGGMVHGMVGELLGMPSFSPVMKLDLDGNSVTMAREIEGGKETLEASLPLIAGCQEPIAEWKIPNMRGIMSARTKPLNVVDAVEVATQAEASTYELPPAKGAVKLIDKDNVGELVKLLKNEAKVL; encoded by the coding sequence ATGAAGATTCTTGTTTGTATCACACATGTTCCAGATACGACCTCTAAGATTCAGTTTACTGCCGATAATACAAAATTTGATACTACAGGAGTACAATTTATCATAGGCCCTTATGATGACTATGCTTTGGCAAGAGCTGTTGAATTACGAGATCAAACTGGAGGTAAACTTACAGTACTAAATGTTGGAGAAGCCGAAACGGAGCCTACTTTAAGAAAAGCTTTGGCAATCGGTGCGGATGAAGCGATTCGTGTGAATACCCCTCCCAAAGATTCCTTTTACGTAGCCAAACAAATAGCGCATTATGCTGCTGAAGGGAATTATGACCTTATTTTAATGGGTAGAGAATCCATTGATTTTAACGGGGGAATGGTTCATGGCATGGTAGGTGAGTTGTTGGGAATGCCTTCTTTCTCCCCGGTAATGAAGTTAGATCTGGATGGGAATTCAGTGACCATGGCTAGAGAAATTGAAGGTGGTAAAGAGACGTTGGAAGCAAGTCTTCCATTGATTGCTGGATGCCAAGAACCCATTGCTGAATGGAAAATTCCTAATATGAGAGGAATTATGTCTGCCAGAACAAAGCCATTGAATGTAGTGGATGCCGTAGAAGTGGCCACACAAGCTGAAGCTAGTACATATGAACTTCCTCCTGCTAAAGGAGCTGTAAAATTAATCGATAAGGATAATGTGGGAGAGTTGGTTAAACTCCTCAAAAATGAAGCAAAAGTGCTTTAA
- a CDS encoding tetratricopeptide repeat protein, with the protein MGNLDRLELLKEYAKEEPENPFNWYALAIEYLSIDPNESEKYFNKLLSSFEAYLPTYYTAASFFSEQEDLEKAKETFEKGITLAQEKQELKTLQELKNAYQNFLFENDLD; encoded by the coding sequence ATGGGCAATTTAGATCGGTTGGAGTTATTGAAAGAGTACGCCAAAGAAGAACCGGAAAACCCATTCAACTGGTATGCACTTGCGATTGAATACCTTTCTATCGATCCAAATGAATCTGAAAAGTACTTTAATAAACTTTTAAGCTCCTTTGAAGCCTATTTACCAACGTATTATACAGCAGCTTCCTTTTTCTCAGAACAGGAAGATCTGGAAAAGGCGAAGGAAACTTTTGAAAAAGGAATAACACTGGCACAGGAAAAGCAGGAATTAAAAACCTTACAAGAATTAAAAAATGCCTACCAAAATTTTCTATTCGAAAATGACTTGGATTAA